From a single Adhaeribacter swui genomic region:
- a CDS encoding cupin domain-containing protein produces the protein MNSSDPLLAPMVGAEHRLVGGVQLDYMQTGAARVKRVIYPPGFKWSVDLKPIIGTELCMHAHAGFLAKGQLRIQYADGFVEDFIAPQIVSIEPGHDGWVVGEEPAVLIEFDFQGETVQHLQIPQVHSADQAPLA, from the coding sequence ATGAATAGCAGCGATCCGCTTTTGGCGCCCATGGTTGGCGCGGAGCACCGCCTGGTTGGCGGCGTACAACTCGATTACATGCAAACCGGCGCCGCCCGGGTAAAACGGGTAATTTACCCGCCAGGCTTTAAGTGGTCCGTGGATTTAAAGCCGATTATTGGTACCGAGTTGTGCATGCACGCGCACGCCGGCTTTTTAGCCAAAGGGCAATTGCGTATCCAGTACGCCGATGGGTTTGTGGAAGATTTTATTGCCCCGCAAATTGTAAGTATTGAACCAGGCCACGATGGGTGGGTGGTAGGTGAGGAACCAGCCGTGCTTATTGAATTTGATTTTCAAGGAGAAACGGTGCAACATCTGCAAATTCCGCAGGTTCATTCTGCTGATCAGGCGCCCTTAGCCTAA
- a CDS encoding GntR family transcriptional regulator, translating into MEFKDNEAIYLQIATYVSENILLGKWLSEDKIPSVRDLAGELQVNPNTVMRTYEFLQNQEIIYNKRGIGFFVAPASDKKIKNYRKERFLQQELPEFFRTIYLLDISLEEVQLRYESFKANQFKAVNGNGKSAE; encoded by the coding sequence ATGGAATTTAAAGATAACGAAGCGATTTACCTGCAAATAGCCACTTACGTGAGCGAAAACATACTCTTGGGCAAGTGGCTTTCGGAAGATAAAATCCCTTCGGTAAGAGATTTAGCCGGCGAATTACAAGTAAACCCCAATACTGTGATGCGTACCTACGAGTTTTTGCAAAACCAGGAAATTATTTATAACAAAAGAGGTATTGGCTTTTTTGTGGCCCCGGCCAGCGATAAAAAAATTAAAAATTACCGCAAAGAGCGTTTTCTGCAACAAGAATTACCGGAGTTTTTCCGGACCATATACTTGCTGGACATTAGCCTGGAAGAAGTGCAACTACGATACGAAAGCTTTAAGGCGAATCAATTTAAAGCCGTGAACGGCAATGGTAAAAGTGCCGAGTAA
- a CDS encoding ABC transporter ATP-binding protein, with protein sequence MIQINGLSFGYSRHSLLFQNLHLTLREGHIYGLLGKNGAGKSTLLKNMVGLAYPKSGSCFINGQSAAKRLPQVLQELYFIPEEIYVPPLTAEQFLARTAGFYPQFNATAFFKYLQEFDVPTGIILDKLSFGQQKKFMIAFGLASNTRYLIMDEPTNGLDIPSKVQFRKIMASALTEDRCMVISTHQVRDLDSLIDTILILHNQEIVVNQELDRIAEQLTFTTLTGSVSQSVIYAEDSVRGKQAILPNTTGSYSKVDLELLFNAIISGNQNITQLLNKPVYEQSF encoded by the coding sequence ATGATCCAGATTAACGGTTTAAGTTTTGGCTACTCGCGCCACTCGCTGCTTTTTCAGAATCTACATTTAACCTTGCGGGAAGGCCACATTTATGGTTTGCTCGGGAAAAACGGCGCCGGCAAATCTACGCTGCTGAAGAACATGGTTGGGCTGGCTTATCCTAAATCTGGCAGTTGCTTTATAAACGGCCAATCTGCCGCTAAACGTTTACCACAAGTGTTGCAGGAACTGTATTTTATTCCGGAAGAAATTTACGTACCACCTTTAACCGCCGAACAATTTCTGGCGCGTACCGCTGGCTTTTACCCGCAATTTAACGCTACGGCCTTTTTTAAATACCTGCAGGAATTTGATGTACCCACCGGCATAATCCTGGATAAGCTATCGTTTGGGCAGCAAAAAAAATTTATGATTGCTTTTGGGCTGGCCTCCAACACCCGCTACCTGATCATGGACGAACCTACCAACGGTCTGGACATACCTTCCAAAGTACAATTCCGGAAAATAATGGCCTCGGCATTAACCGAAGACCGGTGCATGGTAATATCTACCCACCAAGTGCGCGACCTGGACAGCTTGATTGATACTATCTTGATTTTACATAACCAGGAAATTGTGGTGAACCAGGAACTGGATCGCATTGCCGAGCAGCTTACTTTTACCACCTTAACCGGTTCCGTATCCCAATCTGTTATTTACGCCGAAGACTCGGTGCGGGGCAAGCAAGCTATTTTGCCCAATACCACCGGTAGCTACAGCAAAGTAGACCTGGAATTATTATTCAACGCTATTATTAGCGGCAATCAAAATATCACGCAACTATTAAATAAACCGGTATATGAACAATCATTTTAG